In one window of Pseudomonas putida DNA:
- a CDS encoding Rnf-Nqr domain containing protein — protein MSDFVLVLVSAALVNHLILHSGTPDRARLHLLGLCSALSMLLMVPAALLLRQPQLAGLQLLLALPLLALLAWGIPTALARLRPHWPLENLAPLLLGNVAVLGLLLHLATAQSSPAATGAWALALGMGFWLALALFDDLRQRLDHPDVPRAFRGLPIELISAGVMAMAFSGFNGLFTQ, from the coding sequence ATGAGCGATTTCGTCCTGGTTCTGGTCAGCGCCGCGCTGGTCAATCACCTGATCCTGCACAGCGGCACGCCCGACCGTGCACGCCTGCACCTGCTCGGCCTGTGCAGCGCACTGTCGATGCTGTTGATGGTGCCCGCAGCCCTGTTGCTTCGCCAGCCGCAGCTGGCAGGGCTGCAACTGTTGCTGGCGTTGCCATTGCTGGCGCTGCTGGCGTGGGGCATCCCGACGGCACTGGCGCGCCTGCGCCCTCATTGGCCGTTAGAGAACCTGGCCCCGCTGCTGCTGGGTAATGTCGCGGTGCTAGGCTTGCTGTTGCACTTGGCCACAGCGCAATCCAGCCCAGCCGCTACTGGCGCCTGGGCCCTGGCCCTGGGAATGGGGTTCTGGCTGGCACTGGCATTGTTCGACGACCTGCGCCAACGTCTCGATCATCCTGATGTGCCCCGCGCTTTTCGCGGCCTGCCGATCGAGCTGATAAGCGCCGGAGTCATGGCCATGGCCTTTTCTGGCTTCAACGGACTGTTCACACAATGA
- the metG gene encoding methionine--tRNA ligase, whose protein sequence is MSEPRQILVTSALPYANGSIHLGHMLEYIQTDMWVRFQKLRGNQCIYVCADDAHGSAIMLRAEKEGITPEQLIANVQAEHSSDFADFLVEFDNFHSTHSEENRELSSLIYTRLREAGHIANRSVTQYYDPEKGMFLADRFIKGTCPKCGTEDQYGDNCEKCGATYAPTELKNPKSAISGATPVLRDSQHFFFKLPDFQAMLQQWTRSGTLQDAVANKLAEWLDSGLQEWDISRDAPYFGFEIPGEPGKYFYVWLDAPIGYMASFKNLCDRRPELDFDAFWNADSKAELYHFIGKDIVNFHALFWPAMLEGAGFRKPSAVNVHGYLTVNGAKMSKSRGTFIKARTYLDHLQPEYLRYYYAAKLGRGVDDLDLNLEDFVQKVNSDLVGKVVNIASRCAGFIHKGNEGVMVAGDAAPELTEAFLTAAPSIAEAYEARDFGRAMREIMALADRANAWIADKAPWSLAKQEGKQDEVQAICAQGINLFRQLVIFLKPVLPVLAADAEAFLNVAPLEWNDLQSRLENHKLNPFKALMSRIEPAKVEAMVAASKEDLLAAEGKAPAGNGELEKDPLSAEIEFDTFAAVDLRVALIVKAEAVAGADKLLQLTLDIGDERRNVFSGIKSAYPDPSKLEGRLTMMVANLKPRKMRFGVSEGMVMAAGPGGEEIYLLSPDSGAKPGQRIK, encoded by the coding sequence ATGTCCGAGCCACGCCAGATTCTCGTCACCAGCGCCCTGCCCTATGCCAATGGATCCATCCATCTTGGCCATATGCTTGAGTACATCCAGACGGACATGTGGGTACGCTTCCAGAAACTGCGTGGCAACCAGTGCATCTATGTCTGCGCCGACGACGCCCACGGTTCGGCGATCATGCTGCGCGCAGAGAAAGAAGGCATCACGCCCGAGCAGTTGATCGCCAACGTCCAGGCCGAGCACAGCAGTGACTTCGCCGACTTCCTGGTCGAGTTCGATAACTTCCACTCCACCCACAGCGAAGAGAACCGCGAGCTGTCGAGCCTGATCTACACGCGCCTGCGTGAAGCCGGGCACATCGCCAATCGCTCCGTGACCCAGTACTACGACCCCGAGAAGGGCATGTTCCTGGCCGACCGCTTCATCAAGGGCACCTGCCCCAAGTGCGGGACCGAGGACCAGTATGGCGACAACTGCGAGAAGTGCGGTGCCACCTATGCCCCCACCGAGCTGAAGAACCCCAAGTCGGCGATTTCCGGTGCCACGCCAGTACTGCGCGACTCCCAGCACTTCTTCTTCAAGCTGCCCGATTTCCAGGCCATGCTGCAGCAGTGGACACGCAGTGGCACCTTGCAGGACGCGGTCGCCAACAAACTCGCCGAGTGGCTGGATTCCGGTCTGCAGGAGTGGGACATTTCCCGTGACGCACCGTACTTCGGCTTCGAGATTCCGGGCGAGCCGGGCAAGTACTTCTATGTCTGGCTGGATGCGCCGATCGGCTACATGGCGAGCTTCAAGAACCTCTGTGACCGCCGCCCGGAGCTGGACTTCGACGCGTTCTGGAACGCAGACTCCAAAGCCGAGCTGTATCACTTCATCGGCAAGGACATCGTCAACTTCCACGCGCTCTTCTGGCCCGCCATGCTCGAAGGTGCAGGTTTCCGCAAGCCGTCTGCCGTCAACGTGCACGGCTACCTGACGGTCAACGGCGCGAAGATGTCCAAGTCTCGCGGCACCTTCATCAAGGCCCGCACCTACCTCGACCACCTGCAGCCCGAGTACCTGCGTTACTACTACGCAGCCAAGCTGGGCCGTGGGGTCGACGATCTCGACTTGAACCTCGAGGACTTCGTGCAGAAGGTCAACTCCGACCTGGTGGGCAAGGTGGTCAACATTGCCAGCCGCTGCGCAGGCTTCATCCACAAGGGCAATGAAGGCGTAATGGTTGCTGGCGACGCCGCACCGGAGCTGACCGAAGCCTTCCTGACCGCCGCACCCTCGATCGCCGAAGCCTACGAGGCCCGTGACTTTGGCCGTGCCATGCGCGAAATCATGGCCCTGGCCGACCGCGCCAACGCCTGGATCGCCGACAAGGCACCGTGGTCGCTGGCCAAGCAGGAAGGCAAGCAGGATGAAGTCCAGGCCATCTGCGCCCAGGGCATCAACCTGTTCCGCCAGCTGGTGATCTTCCTCAAGCCGGTACTTCCAGTGCTGGCCGCCGACGCCGAGGCCTTCCTCAACGTCGCACCGCTTGAGTGGAACGACCTGCAGTCGCGCCTGGAAAACCACAAGCTGAACCCGTTCAAGGCCCTGATGAGCCGCATCGAGCCAGCCAAAGTCGAAGCCATGGTCGCCGCCAGCAAGGAAGACCTGCTGGCCGCCGAAGGCAAGGCGCCGGCCGGCAACGGCGAGCTGGAGAAGGACCCGCTGTCGGCCGAGATCGAGTTCGACACCTTCGCCGCCGTCGACCTGCGGGTGGCGCTGATCGTCAAGGCCGAGGCCGTTGCCGGTGCTGACAAGCTGCTGCAACTCACCCTCGACATCGGCGACGAGCGTCGCAACGTGTTCTCCGGCATCAAGTCGGCCTACCCGGACCCATCGAAGCTCGAAGGCCGACTGACCATGATGGTGGCCAACCTCAAACCCCGGAAAATGCGCTTTGGTGTGTCCGAAGGCATGGTCATGGCTGCCGGCCCTGGCGGTGAAGAGATCTACCTGCTGAGCCCGGACAGCGGCGCCAAGCCAGGTCAGCGTATCAAGTAA
- a CDS encoding RnfABCDGE type electron transport complex subunit D, with the protein MQAPDSRQRNAMGQVLLACVPGLLCLLWLQGWGVLFNLLLCSATALTCEAVSLYLRGQPIRPFLSDGSALVSAVLLAIALPTLAPWWLPMTAVLVAIPLGKHAFGGVGRNPFNPAMLGYAFVLLSFPLQMTHWPTGNLQLADSLGLVFGDGTQIDAWAGPTVLDVLRHNRSLTLDELFASNPGFGNLGGRTSEWLNLAFLLGGIFLLQRRVFSWHAPAGLLGALLVVSLLFWNGSGSDSHGSPLLHLFSGSTMLAAFFIATEPVSGPRLPLARLLFGIGCGLLIYLIRTWGSYPDGTAFAVLLMNLGVPALDRLAARRQALTS; encoded by the coding sequence ATGCAGGCGCCTGACAGCCGCCAGCGCAATGCCATGGGCCAGGTGCTGCTGGCCTGTGTCCCTGGCCTGCTATGCCTGCTCTGGTTGCAGGGTTGGGGCGTGCTGTTCAACCTGCTGTTGTGCAGCGCAACGGCACTGACCTGCGAGGCGGTATCGCTGTATCTGCGTGGCCAGCCAATACGCCCTTTCCTCAGCGACGGCAGCGCGCTGGTCAGCGCCGTGCTGCTGGCGATCGCCCTGCCCACCCTGGCGCCCTGGTGGCTGCCGATGACCGCGGTGCTGGTGGCGATCCCCCTGGGCAAGCACGCATTCGGCGGCGTCGGCCGCAATCCGTTCAACCCGGCCATGCTGGGATACGCCTTCGTGCTGCTGAGCTTCCCGCTGCAAATGACCCACTGGCCGACGGGCAACCTCCAACTGGCAGACAGCCTGGGCCTGGTATTCGGCGACGGCACGCAGATCGATGCCTGGGCCGGCCCCACGGTACTCGACGTGCTGCGCCACAACCGCAGCCTGACCCTCGACGAGCTGTTCGCCAGCAACCCCGGCTTCGGTAACCTCGGTGGGCGCACCAGCGAATGGCTGAACCTGGCATTCCTGCTGGGCGGCATCTTTCTCCTGCAGCGCCGCGTGTTCAGCTGGCATGCCCCAGCGGGGCTACTGGGTGCGCTACTGGTCGTCAGCCTGCTGTTCTGGAACGGCTCGGGGTCGGACTCTCACGGCTCACCGTTGCTTCACCTGTTCAGCGGATCGACCATGCTGGCGGCGTTCTTCATAGCCACCGAACCGGTGTCCGGCCCTCGCCTGCCGCTAGCCCGCCTGTTGTTCGGCATCGGCTGCGGGCTGCTGATCTACTTGATACGCACCTGGGGCAGTTACCCCGACGGCACGGCTTTCGCGGTACTGCTGATGAACCTGGGAGTACCGGCGCTCGATCGCCTTGCAGCCCGGCGCCAGGCCCTCACATCATGA
- a CDS encoding RnfABCDGE type electron transport complex subunit B, whose protein sequence is MNLIHRIDALLPQTQCGKCDHAGCRPYAEGLAAGEAINKCPPGGSETIAALAQLLQVPVIAPDPERRAAPAQVAFIREAECIGCTKCIQACPVDAIVGASKLMHTVIASECTGCDLCLAPCPVDCIELLPLPDNLVPIVGGLAQTAEHLVARSHRRNQARLRHEQRTVRLQREETRRQAERQARVQRITGTQGADQESALKRAKIAAAMSRAQLNAARGALGATADQAQHAQVQRLEAAAQKAQQQLDALLVGPGHAGA, encoded by the coding sequence ATGAACCTGATTCACCGCATCGACGCCCTGCTACCGCAGACCCAGTGTGGCAAATGCGATCACGCAGGCTGTCGACCTTACGCAGAAGGCCTGGCGGCGGGCGAAGCGATCAACAAATGCCCGCCTGGCGGCAGCGAAACCATCGCCGCCCTGGCCCAGCTGCTGCAGGTGCCAGTGATCGCCCCGGACCCCGAGCGCCGTGCGGCGCCAGCGCAGGTCGCCTTCATCCGCGAAGCCGAGTGCATCGGCTGCACCAAGTGCATCCAGGCCTGCCCGGTAGATGCCATCGTTGGTGCCAGCAAGCTGATGCATACCGTGATCGCCAGCGAGTGCACCGGCTGCGACCTGTGCCTGGCGCCCTGCCCGGTCGACTGCATCGAGCTGCTGCCACTGCCGGACAACCTGGTGCCGATCGTCGGTGGACTGGCGCAGACCGCCGAGCATCTGGTCGCTCGCAGCCATCGTCGCAATCAGGCGCGACTGCGCCACGAACAACGAACTGTACGCCTGCAGCGCGAAGAAACGCGCCGCCAGGCCGAGCGCCAAGCCCGAGTTCAGCGCATCACCGGCACGCAAGGGGCTGATCAGGAGAGCGCGCTGAAACGGGCCAAGATCGCTGCGGCCATGAGCCGTGCCCAGTTGAACGCCGCGCGTGGCGCCCTGGGCGCGACAGCGGACCAGGCACAGCATGCACAGGTCCAGCGACTGGAGGCGGCAGCGCAGAAGGCGCAGCAACAGCTCGATGCGCTACTGGTCGGACCGGGCCATGCAGGCGCCTGA